In Massilia violaceinigra, one DNA window encodes the following:
- the priB gene encoding primosomal replication protein N, with the protein MNQLQFVALICERDVLRYTPAGVPIVTATLMHSSQQMEAGVARLVEFEITALAAGEISGRFSQAELGAVHQFTGFLAKKNRSSKSLVFHIIDFCAAA; encoded by the coding sequence GTGAATCAACTCCAGTTCGTAGCCCTGATTTGCGAGCGCGACGTATTGCGCTACACCCCGGCCGGCGTGCCGATCGTGACCGCCACACTGATGCACAGTTCGCAGCAGATGGAAGCAGGGGTAGCCAGGTTGGTCGAGTTTGAAATCACCGCGCTTGCCGCGGGCGAGATTTCAGGTCGATTCAGCCAGGCCGAATTGGGCGCCGTGCATCAGTTCACGGGATTTTTGGCCAAGAAGAACCGCAGCAGCAAAAGCCTGGTGTTTCACATCATTGATTTCTGTGCCGCCGCCTGA
- the rpsR gene encoding 30S ribosomal protein S18 — translation MAFGKKFDKNKLKLKEKRKQQNPLFKRKKFCRFTAANVEQVDYKDVDTLKDFVQENGKIMPARLTGTKAHYQRQVDTAIKRARYLALLPYTDLHHA, via the coding sequence ATGGCATTCGGTAAAAAATTCGACAAGAACAAGCTCAAGCTTAAAGAAAAGCGCAAACAACAGAACCCACTGTTCAAGCGTAAGAAATTCTGCCGCTTCACCGCAGCAAACGTTGAACAGGTCGACTACAAAGACGTAGACACCCTGAAAGACTTCGTCCAGGAAAACGGCAAGATCATGCCAGCACGCCTGACCGGTACCAAAGCGCACTACCAGCGCCAGGTTGACACCGCAATCAAGCGCGCCCGCTACCTCGCGCTGCTGCCATACACCGATCTGCACCACGCTTAA
- the rplI gene encoding 50S ribosomal protein L9 codes for MQIILLEKVVNVGNLGDVVKVKDGYARNFLIPQRMARRATASAVAEFEVKRAELEKAAAEKLAASQAQGEKLGGMTISIAQKAGVDGRLFGSVTNFDIAEALTKAGFAVEKAQVRMPTGPLKTTGEHAVAVALHTDVVVEITIAVVGEAA; via the coding sequence ATGCAAATCATTCTGTTGGAAAAAGTTGTTAACGTCGGCAACCTGGGCGATGTTGTTAAAGTCAAAGACGGTTACGCACGTAACTTCCTGATCCCGCAACGCATGGCTCGCCGTGCTACCGCATCGGCCGTCGCTGAATTCGAAGTCAAGCGCGCCGAACTGGAAAAAGCAGCAGCTGAAAAGCTGGCCGCTTCCCAGGCTCAAGGCGAGAAGCTGGGCGGCATGACCATCTCGATCGCTCAAAAAGCGGGCGTCGATGGCCGTCTGTTCGGTTCCGTGACCAACTTCGACATCGCTGAAGCGCTGACGAAAGCTGGCTTCGCTGTAGAAAAAGCGCAAGTGCGCATGCCTACCGGCCCGCTGAAAACGACTGGCGAACACGCTGTTGCAGTAGCCCTGCACACCGACGTCGTTGTCGAGATCACCATCGCTGTTGTTGGCGAAGCTGCCTAA
- a CDS encoding replicative DNA helicase, whose amino-acid sequence MNAPSDPQLDALRIPPHSIEAEQSVIGGLLRDNAAFDRIADMMHADDFYRYDHRIIFEQIVKLINQSKPADVITVFEALTNIAKAEDVGGLQYLNAMAQNTPSAANIRRYAEIVRDRGVLRKLITVADEISGNAFNPQGKEVKQMLDEAESKIFAIAEQGARGSQGWIAVQPLLTQVVERIDELYSRDNQSEITGVPTGFIDLDRMTSGLQPGDLVIVAGRPSMGKTAFSVNIGENVAIEAGLPVAIFSMEMGGAQLAMRMLGSVGQLDQHRLRTGRLNDEDWPRLTHAIQKMNDAQLYIDETPALNPIELRARSRRLSRQCGKLGLIIIDYIQLMTGSQPGDNRASEISEISRSLKGLAKELHCPVIALSQLNRSLEQRPNKRPIMSDLRESGAIEQDADVIIFLYRDEVYNPDSPDKGTAEIIIGKQRNGPIGSIRLTWIGQYTKFGNYSGNLAVYQGD is encoded by the coding sequence ATGAACGCACCATCCGATCCGCAGCTCGACGCACTCCGCATCCCGCCCCATTCCATCGAAGCAGAACAATCTGTGATCGGTGGTTTGCTGCGCGATAACGCCGCGTTCGACCGCATTGCCGACATGATGCATGCGGACGACTTCTACCGCTACGATCACCGCATCATCTTCGAACAGATCGTCAAGCTGATCAACCAGTCGAAACCGGCCGACGTGATCACCGTGTTCGAGGCGCTGACCAACATCGCCAAGGCCGAAGACGTGGGCGGCCTGCAGTACCTGAACGCGATGGCGCAGAACACGCCGTCGGCGGCCAACATCCGGCGCTACGCCGAGATCGTGCGCGACCGCGGCGTGCTGCGCAAACTGATCACCGTGGCCGACGAAATTTCGGGCAATGCGTTCAACCCGCAGGGCAAGGAAGTCAAGCAGATGCTCGACGAAGCCGAATCGAAGATCTTCGCCATCGCCGAACAGGGCGCGCGCGGCTCGCAAGGCTGGATCGCGGTGCAGCCGCTGCTCACCCAAGTGGTCGAGCGCATCGATGAACTCTACAGCCGCGACAACCAGAGCGAAATCACGGGTGTGCCGACCGGCTTCATCGACCTTGACCGCATGACGTCCGGCCTGCAGCCGGGCGACCTGGTGATCGTGGCCGGCCGTCCGTCGATGGGCAAGACCGCGTTTTCGGTCAACATCGGCGAGAACGTGGCCATCGAAGCGGGCCTGCCGGTCGCGATCTTTTCGATGGAGATGGGCGGCGCCCAGCTGGCCATGCGTATGCTCGGTTCGGTCGGCCAGCTCGACCAGCACCGCCTGCGCACCGGCCGCCTGAACGACGAAGACTGGCCGCGCTTGACGCACGCGATCCAGAAAATGAACGACGCCCAGCTGTACATCGACGAGACCCCGGCCTTGAATCCGATCGAGCTGCGCGCGCGCTCGCGGCGCCTGTCGCGCCAGTGCGGCAAGCTGGGCCTGATCATCATCGACTACATCCAGCTCATGACCGGCAGCCAGCCGGGCGACAACCGCGCCTCGGAGATTTCCGAAATTTCGCGAAGCCTCAAGGGCTTGGCGAAAGAGCTGCACTGTCCCGTGATCGCCCTGTCGCAGTTGAACCGGTCGCTGGAACAACGCCCCAACAAACGCCCCATCATGTCCGACTTGCGCGAATCGGGCGCTATCGAGCAGGATGCGGACGTCATCATCTTCCTGTATCGCGATGAGGTCTACAACCCGGATTCGCCCGACAAGGGCACCGCGGAGATCATCATCGGCAAGCAGCGTAACGGCCCGATCGGCTCGATACGACTGACCTGGATCGGCCAGTACACCAAGTTCGGTAACTACAGCGGTAACCTGGCGGTCTACCAGGGCGACTAA
- a CDS encoding DUF47 domain-containing protein — MFGRLMPTEGKFFELFNQHAALCVKGAHEMVGLMTNFDDLENRVHAIESIEKQADKITYATVDMLHKTFITPIDRDDIHKLITRMDDILDLMEDAAQTVSLYDLKAVTPEAKRLAELCLACCEKVEAAVGLLHNMDNSQKIVAICEEIDRLESDADHVMRAAMSKLFRDEPDVRNLIKLKAIYEILETVTDRCEDVANIIEGIIVENA, encoded by the coding sequence ATGTTTGGACGCCTGATGCCCACCGAGGGCAAATTTTTTGAGCTCTTCAACCAGCACGCCGCATTGTGCGTGAAGGGCGCGCATGAAATGGTCGGCCTGATGACCAACTTCGACGACCTCGAAAACCGCGTCCATGCAATCGAAAGCATCGAGAAGCAAGCCGACAAGATCACCTACGCCACGGTCGACATGCTGCACAAGACCTTCATCACGCCGATCGACCGCGACGACATCCACAAGCTGATCACGCGCATGGACGACATCCTCGACCTGATGGAAGACGCGGCCCAGACGGTCTCGCTGTACGACCTGAAAGCGGTGACCCCGGAAGCGAAGCGCCTGGCCGAACTGTGCCTGGCCTGCTGCGAAAAAGTCGAGGCGGCCGTCGGCCTGCTGCACAACATGGACAACTCGCAAAAAATCGTCGCCATCTGCGAAGAGATCGACCGCCTCGAATCGGACGCCGATCATGTCATGCGCGCCGCCATGTCGAAGCTGTTCCGCGATGAACCGGACGTGCGCAACCTGATCAAGCTCAAGGCCATCTACGAGATCCTCGAAACCGTGACCGACCGCTGCGAAGATGTTGCCAACATCATCGAAGGCATCATCGTCGAAAACGCGTAA
- a CDS encoding inorganic phosphate transporter: MEHIQISIYVLGMLIALALVFDFMNGFHDAANAIATVVSTGVLKPQTAVAMAAVFNFMAIGVVGLHVATTLSKGTIDPKVVDHYVIFGALVGAIIWNLITWYYGIPSSSSHALIGGLVGAAVAKSGTGALIGAGLLKTVIFIVVAPLLGFALGSIIMLIVAWVFVKSTPRKVDTWFRRLQLASAAAYSLGHGGNDAQKTMGIIWMLLIASGYTDAADKAPPSWVIISCYAAISFGTLFGGWRIVKTMGQKITKLKPVGGFCAETGGAITLILSSYFGIPVSTTHTITGAIVGVGSSQKMSAVRWGVAGNIVWAWVFTIPASAFMAAVAWWIGTHIM; the protein is encoded by the coding sequence ATGGAACATATTCAAATCAGCATTTACGTGCTCGGCATGTTGATCGCCCTGGCATTGGTGTTCGACTTCATGAACGGCTTCCACGACGCGGCCAACGCCATTGCCACCGTGGTCTCGACGGGCGTGCTCAAGCCGCAGACCGCGGTGGCGATGGCCGCCGTGTTCAACTTCATGGCCATCGGCGTGGTCGGGCTGCACGTGGCCACGACCCTGAGCAAGGGCACCATCGACCCCAAGGTGGTGGACCATTACGTCATTTTCGGGGCCCTGGTCGGGGCCATCATCTGGAACCTGATCACCTGGTACTACGGCATTCCATCGTCCTCCTCGCACGCGCTGATCGGCGGCCTGGTGGGCGCCGCGGTGGCCAAGTCGGGTACCGGGGCGCTGATCGGCGCGGGCTTGCTCAAGACCGTCATCTTCATCGTGGTCGCGCCGCTGCTCGGTTTCGCACTGGGCTCGATCATCATGCTCATTGTGGCGTGGGTGTTCGTCAAATCGACGCCGCGCAAGGTCGATACGTGGTTTCGCCGCCTGCAGCTGGCATCGGCGGCGGCGTATAGCCTGGGCCACGGCGGCAACGACGCGCAAAAGACGATGGGCATCATCTGGATGCTGCTCATCGCCAGCGGCTACACCGACGCGGCGGACAAGGCGCCGCCGAGCTGGGTCATCATTTCGTGCTATGCGGCGATCAGTTTCGGTACGCTGTTCGGCGGCTGGCGCATCGTCAAGACCATGGGCCAGAAGATCACCAAGCTCAAACCGGTAGGCGGCTTTTGCGCCGAAACCGGCGGCGCGATCACCCTGATCCTGTCGAGCTATTTCGGTATTCCCGTCTCGACCACGCACACCATCACCGGCGCCATCGTCGGCGTGGGCTCGTCGCAGAAGATGTCGGCGGTGCGCTGGGGCGTGGCCGGAAATATCGTGTGGGCCTGGGTTTTCACCATTCCGGCGTCGGCCTTCATGGCTGCGGTGGCGTGGTGGATCGGTACCCACATCATGTAA
- a CDS encoding GspE/PulE family protein, giving the protein MQSHTKYEALVTDALLSAAELERAHHAAHAQLLDIEEVLVMDFQVPLAAIGQALARHFKVPYEPFAPGRMKPGFLLRNLKAQYVEENQWLPLDEDKDGLLVLALDPERVRASRIVNQVFPKSTLAWCVTTRAEFRQTVDQFFGTTARSDGSSLREVLSGMAHDDSDGEAVQPVSQAVENELVKLVNKVIMDASRQGVSDIHIEPLPGNGRTAIRFRKDGALVPYIDIPASYRNALVARVKIMCDLDTSERRKPQDGKIKFKKYGPLDIELRVATIPSAGGVEDIVMRILPAGDAMALDQLGVLPHNLARLRSAVDKPHGLFFVCGPTGSGKTTTLHSLLAYLNTPDTKIWTAEDPVEITQKGLRQVQVNRKAGLDFATVMRAFLRADPDVIMVGEMRDRETVGIGIEASLTGHLVLATLHTNSAPESIVRLLDMGMDPFNFADALLGVLAQRLARRLCGACKEPYRPDGAEMAQLLAEYCADLPHAQGAGSAAAQARSALLDGWRTRHAGSDGHFTLFRARGCAECNKGYRGRVGLHELMIGTDNIKRLLQERGRVATLLAAALDDGMLTLKMDGIEKVLLGITDLRTVRQVCIR; this is encoded by the coding sequence ATGCAATCGCATACCAAGTACGAGGCGCTGGTAACGGACGCGCTGCTGTCCGCCGCCGAGCTCGAACGCGCGCACCACGCGGCGCACGCTCAACTGCTCGACATCGAGGAAGTGCTGGTCATGGACTTTCAGGTGCCGCTGGCGGCCATCGGACAGGCACTGGCGCGCCACTTCAAGGTGCCGTACGAGCCGTTTGCGCCGGGCCGCATGAAGCCCGGCTTCCTGCTGCGCAACCTCAAGGCCCAGTACGTCGAAGAAAACCAGTGGCTGCCGCTCGACGAAGATAAGGACGGGCTGCTGGTGCTCGCGCTCGATCCGGAGCGGGTGCGCGCCAGCCGCATCGTCAATCAGGTGTTCCCCAAGTCGACCCTAGCCTGGTGCGTCACCACGCGCGCCGAGTTCCGGCAGACGGTGGACCAGTTCTTCGGCACCACCGCTCGCAGCGACGGCAGCTCACTGCGCGAGGTCTTGTCCGGCATGGCGCACGACGACAGCGACGGCGAAGCCGTGCAGCCGGTGTCGCAGGCGGTCGAGAATGAACTGGTCAAGCTGGTCAACAAGGTGATCATGGATGCAAGCCGCCAGGGCGTGTCCGACATCCACATCGAGCCGCTGCCCGGCAACGGGCGCACCGCAATCCGCTTTCGCAAGGATGGTGCGCTGGTGCCCTACATCGACATCCCGGCCAGCTACCGCAATGCGCTGGTGGCCCGCGTGAAGATCATGTGCGACCTCGATACGTCGGAGCGGCGCAAACCGCAGGACGGCAAGATCAAGTTCAAAAAATACGGCCCGCTCGACATCGAACTGCGCGTGGCCACGATTCCCTCCGCCGGCGGGGTGGAGGATATCGTCATGCGCATCCTGCCGGCCGGCGACGCCATGGCGCTCGACCAGCTGGGCGTGCTGCCGCACAACCTGGCGCGCCTGCGCTCGGCGGTCGACAAGCCGCACGGCCTGTTCTTCGTGTGCGGGCCCACCGGCTCGGGCAAGACCACTACCCTGCACTCCCTGCTCGCTTACCTGAACACGCCCGACACCAAGATCTGGACCGCCGAAGACCCGGTCGAAATCACGCAGAAAGGCCTGCGCCAGGTGCAGGTCAACCGCAAGGCGGGGCTCGATTTCGCGACCGTGATGCGGGCCTTCCTGCGGGCCGATCCGGACGTGATCATGGTCGGAGAGATGCGCGACCGCGAAACTGTCGGCATCGGCATCGAGGCGTCGCTGACCGGGCACCTGGTGCTGGCCACGCTGCACACCAACAGCGCGCCGGAATCGATCGTGCGCCTGCTCGACATGGGCATGGACCCGTTCAACTTCGCCGACGCGCTGCTCGGGGTGCTGGCGCAGCGCCTGGCCAGGCGCCTGTGCGGCGCATGCAAGGAGCCCTACCGGCCGGACGGCGCCGAGATGGCGCAGCTGCTCGCCGAGTACTGCGCCGACCTGCCCCACGCCCAGGGCGCCGGCAGCGCGGCCGCGCAGGCGCGCAGTGCGCTACTGGACGGCTGGCGCACGCGCCATGCCGGCAGCGATGGCCACTTCACCTTGTTCCGCGCGCGCGGCTGCGCCGAGTGCAACAAGGGCTACCGGGGCCGGGTCGGCCTGCACGAACTGATGATCGGCACCGACAACATCAAGCGCCTGCTGCAGGAGCGCGGCCGGGTCGCCACGCTACTCGCCGCCGCCCTGGACGACGGCATGCTGACCCTGAAAATGGATGGTATCGAGAAGGTCCTGCTGGGCATCACCGACCTGCGCACCGTACGCCAGGTCTGCATTCGATAG
- a CDS encoding antibiotic biosynthesis monooxygenase family protein — translation MYSSTFIFGTKHLDEEFHQLDKLIADAAKALPGYLGEEAWENRATGLFSNVYYWESLEALQALMQHPAHLQAKAAQARWLDGYHVVISEVVRTYGNAELGHRINVPAINI, via the coding sequence ATGTACTCCTCCACTTTTATCTTCGGCACCAAACATCTCGACGAAGAATTCCATCAGCTCGACAAACTCATCGCCGACGCCGCCAAGGCGCTGCCCGGCTATCTGGGTGAAGAGGCGTGGGAAAATCGCGCGACCGGCCTGTTTTCGAACGTGTATTACTGGGAGAGCCTGGAAGCGCTGCAGGCGTTGATGCAGCACCCGGCGCATCTGCAAGCCAAGGCGGCGCAAGCCAGATGGCTCGATGGGTATCACGTGGTAATTTCGGAGGTGGTGCGCACGTACGGGAATGCGGAACTTGGACACCGCATCAACGTACCAGCTATCAATATTTGA
- the lepB gene encoding signal peptidase I, with protein MNWKPNKWIATALNIFFSPLGLVYAGAPRLAALVFGGALLLMCAIFFLLPGPLSATVMVAFQVALAVVCMSAAYRIAARAPVRAVRPVSTRWHALLAIMLTYFTTVVGLRAFFYETFRAPSTSMAPAIESGAHLLVQKWGYGHASSFGITFASRPISAPMTRGDLIVFEFPRDPSQQYIKRLVGLPGDKVAYRDRQLFVNGAAARLRELEAYVEPEQQVTFRRFEEQLGNVRFQTLLRTGEARGINEPDDFAFKENCVHETMAMQCEVPPGHYFVMGDNRDNSYDSRYWGFVRANQVVGKVVRIMQ; from the coding sequence GTGAACTGGAAGCCGAACAAGTGGATCGCCACTGCCCTGAACATCTTTTTCTCCCCGCTCGGCTTGGTGTACGCCGGCGCGCCGCGCCTGGCCGCGCTGGTGTTCGGCGGTGCCCTGCTGCTGATGTGCGCTATTTTCTTCCTGCTGCCGGGACCCCTTTCCGCTACCGTCATGGTGGCGTTCCAGGTGGCGCTGGCGGTGGTATGCATGAGCGCCGCCTATCGGATTGCCGCGCGCGCGCCGGTGCGCGCGGTCAGGCCCGTGTCCACGCGCTGGCATGCCCTGCTGGCGATCATGCTGACGTATTTCACCACTGTCGTCGGCCTGCGTGCCTTCTTTTACGAGACCTTTCGCGCGCCGTCCACGTCGATGGCGCCGGCCATTGAATCGGGCGCCCATCTGCTCGTGCAGAAATGGGGCTACGGGCATGCCAGCTCCTTCGGGATCACCTTCGCATCGCGTCCGATTTCCGCGCCAATGACACGGGGCGATCTGATCGTGTTCGAGTTTCCGCGTGATCCGAGCCAGCAATACATCAAGCGGCTGGTGGGTCTGCCGGGCGACAAAGTCGCATACCGCGACCGCCAGCTCTTCGTCAATGGCGCTGCCGCGCGGCTGCGCGAGCTCGAAGCATACGTGGAACCGGAACAGCAGGTGACCTTCCGGCGCTTCGAAGAGCAACTCGGCAACGTGCGCTTTCAAACCTTGCTGCGCACGGGCGAGGCCCGCGGCATCAACGAGCCCGATGATTTCGCGTTCAAAGAAAACTGCGTCCACGAAACCATGGCGATGCAATGCGAGGTCCCGCCCGGTCACTACTTCGTCATGGGCGACAATCGCGATAACAGTTACGACAGCCGCTATTGGGGCTTTGTCCGCGCCAACCAGGTGGTCGGCAAGGTGGTGCGCATCATGCAGTAA
- a CDS encoding GspE/PulE family protein — translation MNEAASGKQGGNDEDTGARLDFSRRLQAVTNKIHATANLDEIMLDLGMDFCDLFDCDRFTLYAVTPENDHIVSKVKTGLTTFRELRLSISPSSIAGFVAMSRKALNIRDAYDEEELRRLAPGLHFQSGVDQRTGYRTREMLVAPLLTVQSNELLGVIQFINNRKGGPFSKVCEEGVRDLCETLSVAFSQRLKPPQTVRTKYVGLVHEAVLSAPELELATRSARKKNLDIEEVLIKEFQVRAQAIGESLAKFFATPYEPYKPDRIKPGELLRNLKAQYVEENQWLPLEETTEGLVVMALDPERINTSKIVNQIFPKAKVVYRVTTREDFRRTAEQFFGAAVDAEGGSVGELLSGMDQDDVDGEGTLDVSAAVENELVKLLNKVIMDAYRQGVSDIHIEPLPGKGKTGIRFRKDGSLVPYIEIPASYRNALVARVKIMCDLDISERRKPQDGKIKFRKYGPLDIELRVATIPSSGGVEDIVMRILAAGEPIPLDKLGVLPFNLERLRAAIEKPYGLFFVCGPTGSGKTTTLHSVLSHLNTPDTKIWTAEDPVEITQKGLRQVQVNRKAGLDFATVMRAFLRADPDVIMVGEMRDKETVSMGIEASLTGHLVLATLHTNSAPESIVRLLDMGMDPFNFADALLGILAQRLAKRLCSSCKVAYHPDAAEVELMLTEFCTELLSTEAFITDPDAGRAQVLAGWRQRYANADGKFTLYRAVGCAECNKGYRGRVGLHELMIGTDKVKKLLQEHSRVAALLAAALEDGMMTLKMDGIEKVLSGITDIKMVRQVCIK, via the coding sequence ATGAACGAAGCGGCAAGCGGCAAGCAAGGTGGTAACGACGAAGACACGGGCGCGCGCCTGGACTTCTCCAGACGGCTGCAGGCGGTCACGAACAAGATTCACGCGACCGCCAATCTCGATGAAATCATGCTCGACCTGGGCATGGATTTTTGCGACCTGTTCGATTGCGACCGCTTCACCCTGTACGCGGTCACGCCCGAGAACGACCATATCGTCTCCAAGGTCAAGACCGGCCTGACGACCTTCCGCGAGCTGCGCCTGTCGATCTCGCCGAGCAGTATCGCCGGCTTCGTGGCCATGAGCCGCAAGGCCCTGAACATCCGCGACGCCTACGACGAGGAAGAATTGCGGCGCCTCGCGCCCGGCCTGCACTTCCAGAGCGGGGTGGACCAGCGCACCGGCTACCGCACGCGCGAAATGCTGGTCGCGCCGCTGCTGACGGTGCAGTCGAACGAACTGCTCGGCGTGATCCAGTTCATCAACAACCGCAAGGGCGGGCCGTTCTCCAAAGTGTGCGAGGAAGGCGTGCGCGATCTGTGCGAAACCTTGTCGGTGGCCTTCAGCCAGCGCCTCAAACCGCCGCAGACGGTGCGCACCAAGTACGTGGGGCTGGTGCACGAGGCGGTGCTGTCGGCGCCCGAGCTGGAACTGGCCACGCGCTCGGCGCGCAAGAAGAACCTCGATATCGAAGAAGTGCTGATCAAGGAGTTCCAGGTGCGCGCGCAGGCGATCGGCGAATCGCTGGCGAAGTTTTTCGCCACGCCGTACGAGCCGTACAAGCCGGACCGGATCAAGCCGGGCGAGCTGCTGCGCAACCTCAAGGCGCAGTACGTTGAGGAAAACCAGTGGCTGCCGCTCGAAGAAACCACCGAGGGCCTGGTGGTGATGGCGCTCGATCCGGAACGCATCAACACCAGCAAGATCGTCAACCAGATCTTCCCCAAGGCCAAAGTGGTCTACCGCGTGACCACGCGCGAGGACTTCCGGCGCACCGCCGAACAGTTCTTCGGCGCCGCCGTCGATGCCGAAGGTGGCTCGGTGGGCGAACTGCTGTCCGGGATGGACCAGGACGACGTGGATGGCGAGGGCACGCTCGACGTCTCGGCCGCCGTCGAAAATGAGCTGGTCAAGCTGCTCAACAAGGTGATCATGGATGCCTACCGCCAGGGCGTGTCGGACATCCACATCGAGCCGCTGCCGGGCAAGGGCAAGACCGGCATCCGCTTTCGCAAGGATGGCTCGCTGGTGCCCTACATCGAAATTCCGGCCAGCTACCGCAATGCGCTGGTCGCCCGCGTGAAGATCATGTGCGACCTCGATATTTCGGAGCGGCGCAAACCGCAGGACGGCAAGATCAAATTCAGGAAATACGGCCCGCTCGACATCGAGCTGCGCGTGGCGACCATTCCCTCGTCGGGCGGGGTCGAGGACATCGTGATGCGCATCCTGGCCGCCGGTGAGCCGATCCCGCTCGACAAGCTGGGCGTGCTGCCGTTTAACCTGGAGCGCCTGCGCGCCGCCATCGAGAAGCCGTACGGCCTGTTTTTCGTGTGCGGGCCGACCGGTTCGGGCAAGACCACCACGCTGCACTCGGTGCTCAGCCACCTCAACACGCCCGACACCAAGATCTGGACCGCCGAAGACCCCGTCGAAATCACGCAAAAGGGGCTGCGCCAGGTGCAGGTCAACCGCAAGGCGGGGCTGGACTTCGCCACCGTGATGCGGGCGTTCCTGCGGGCCGACCCGGACGTGATCATGGTCGGCGAAATGCGCGACAAGGAAACGGTCAGCATGGGCATTGAAGCCTCGCTCACCGGCCACCTGGTACTGGCGACCCTGCACACCAACAGCGCGCCGGAATCGATCGTGCGCCTGCTCGACATGGGGATGGACCCATTCAATTTTGCCGATGCGCTGCTCGGCATCCTGGCGCAGCGCCTGGCCAAGCGCCTGTGCTCCTCTTGCAAGGTGGCCTACCATCCCGATGCGGCCGAGGTGGAGCTGATGCTTACCGAATTTTGCACCGAACTGCTCTCGACCGAGGCCTTCATCACCGACCCGGACGCGGGACGCGCGCAGGTGCTGGCCGGCTGGCGCCAGCGCTATGCCAACGCGGACGGCAAATTTACCTTGTACCGGGCGGTCGGCTGCGCTGAATGCAACAAGGGCTACCGCGGGCGAGTCGGTTTGCACGAACTGATGATCGGCACCGACAAGGTCAAGAAGCTGCTGCAGGAGCACAGCCGCGTGGCCGCCCTGCTCGCCGCGGCGCTGGAAGACGGCATGATGACGCTGAAAATGGATGGCATCGAAAAGGTGCTCTCCGGGATCACCGATATCAAGATGGTGCGCCAGGTGTGCATCAAGTAA
- a CDS encoding MBL fold metallo-hydrolase, whose amino-acid sequence MKLRFWGVRGSIPSPGPRTARYGGNTTCIEVGTDDGTLIILDGGTGIFALAQDLLTRLPVNANIFITHSHWDHIHGLPFFTPLFIPTSRVRLHGARDEATGQGIEHIMGVQLQNSYFPVGEAQMAATIEYRTLDVGVAVAVGDAVVENVVMNHPVANLGYRISCNGKSLFFTGDHEPFYNLYPEEDARHAPYQLQMEQRQRDIDHAMQGVDALIFDCSYTQGEYPSKRGWGHGTFDAALAAAVRVGARTLYCTHHEPTRGDDELEAVFADALERHGPLPAGLRVVLAYEGLEVALN is encoded by the coding sequence ATGAAATTGCGCTTCTGGGGCGTGCGCGGCTCGATTCCATCGCCGGGACCGCGCACCGCCCGCTATGGCGGCAACACCACCTGCATTGAAGTGGGCACCGACGACGGCACCCTGATCATCCTCGACGGCGGTACCGGCATTTTCGCGCTGGCCCAGGACCTGCTCACGCGCCTGCCGGTGAACGCGAACATTTTCATCACCCACAGCCACTGGGACCATATCCACGGCCTGCCCTTCTTCACGCCATTGTTCATCCCCACGAGCCGGGTGCGCCTGCACGGCGCGCGCGACGAAGCGACCGGCCAGGGCATCGAACACATCATGGGCGTGCAGCTCCAGAACAGTTATTTCCCCGTCGGCGAAGCGCAGATGGCGGCCACCATCGAATACCGCACGCTCGACGTGGGCGTGGCCGTCGCGGTGGGCGACGCGGTGGTCGAGAACGTGGTCATGAACCACCCGGTGGCCAATCTGGGCTACCGCATCAGCTGCAACGGCAAGTCGCTGTTTTTCACGGGCGACCATGAACCCTTCTACAACCTGTATCCGGAGGAAGACGCGCGCCATGCGCCGTACCAGCTGCAGATGGAACAGCGCCAGCGCGACATCGACCACGCCATGCAGGGCGTCGATGCGCTCATTTTCGACTGCTCGTACACGCAGGGCGAGTACCCGTCCAAGCGCGGCTGGGGGCACGGCACCTTCGACGCCGCGCTGGCGGCCGCGGTGCGGGTCGGAGCGCGCACGCTGTACTGCACCCACCATGAACCGACCCGCGGCGACGACGAACTCGAAGCCGTCTTCGCCGATGCGCTGGAGCGCCACGGGCCGCTGCCCGCCGGCCTGCGGGTGGTGCTGGCCTACGAAGGCCTCGAAGTCGCACTGAACTGA